One Pleurocapsa sp. PCC 7327 DNA segment encodes these proteins:
- a CDS encoding cation-translocating P-type ATPase — protein sequence MSNWYQLEISEVLQKLDSDASYGLSATEANRRFKECGFNELIEQGLKNPWQILWEQLTEALTIILLVAAVISVFLGDYKDGLGIIAIVVLITFLGFSQEYQAQKAIASLKQLAVPAVKVRRNGCMQEISARYLVPGDIVLLEAGELVPADCRLIDSLSLRVSESALTGIPEPVDKDPEALPGKDLALGKRRNALYMGTAVTYGRGEAVVTETGMATELGRIASAIETIEPEPTPLQKRLSQLVRELAIASLVLVGAILSLGLLRGENAQLMFLTAVTLVVAALPEGLPAVVTIALVLGAQKMLKRHALVHHLPAVEALGSVTTICSGKTGTLTQNRMTVTVLDVAGHRLDLTARLRSYSPMLDAEERPFLLSQPPALSFLLAGGTLCSDAQLEPDPEEPRCFHAVGDPTEGALVMAAARQGLWKAELEQSLKRVTMVPFDSRRQRMTTVHQFPAALSQVPIALEMVWYWSRAIEAANYVAFTKGKIGSLLEVCDWVWVEGGAMRLDGNWRERIDTAKHQLTHKGLRVLGIAFRLLPSYPVDGWEDLERDLIFIGLVGMNDPMRPEARVAIETCKKAGIRPVLVTGDRPRNAWHLAQELDIASDRRLLTDKELNCLSERELEDLVEQISIYARVSPQQKFRIVRAMQKQGHIVAMTGDGVNDAPALKAADIGVAMGISGTDIAREAADLVLLDDNFATIVAAVKEGRVIYDNIRKFIKYLLSSNVGELWVMLLAPFLGMPLPLMPLQILWINLATDGLPALALGLEPAERETMNRPPYSPKENIFGRGMGRDIIWIGLLMGLVSLGTGYWYWRAKRADWQTMLFTVLTLSQMGNALAVRSERDSLFCIGLLSNKPLLGAVILTLGLQLAVVYIPFFEKLFATVAMPAIDLALSLVLSSVVFWAVELEKWLLRRATVRLSI from the coding sequence ATGAGCAACTGGTACCAATTAGAGATTTCAGAAGTTCTGCAAAAACTGGACAGCGATGCATCCTATGGACTGAGCGCAACAGAAGCCAATCGTCGTTTCAAGGAGTGCGGTTTCAACGAACTCATCGAGCAAGGACTAAAGAACCCATGGCAAATATTGTGGGAACAATTAACTGAGGCGCTGACGATTATCTTACTCGTTGCTGCGGTTATCTCGGTTTTTTTGGGCGACTACAAAGATGGCTTGGGCATTATTGCTATTGTCGTACTTATTACTTTCTTGGGGTTTAGCCAAGAATATCAGGCGCAAAAAGCGATCGCTTCTCTCAAACAGCTAGCAGTACCTGCGGTTAAAGTTCGCCGCAACGGTTGCATGCAGGAAATTTCAGCTCGTTATTTGGTGCCGGGAGATATCGTGCTGCTAGAAGCTGGAGAGCTAGTGCCAGCCGACTGTCGTTTAATCGACAGCTTGAGCTTGCGAGTATCTGAATCTGCCCTCACTGGCATACCCGAACCAGTAGACAAAGACCCAGAAGCCCTCCCAGGAAAAGACTTGGCACTGGGCAAGCGGCGCAACGCGCTCTATATGGGGACTGCCGTCACCTATGGGCGAGGAGAGGCAGTCGTCACTGAAACTGGTATGGCGACTGAGTTGGGTCGCATTGCCAGCGCGATCGAGACCATAGAGCCAGAACCAACTCCGCTACAAAAGCGCCTGTCTCAGTTGGTTCGGGAATTGGCGATCGCATCCCTGGTTCTTGTAGGAGCGATCCTCTCTCTAGGACTACTGCGGGGAGAGAACGCGCAGTTAATGTTCCTAACTGCCGTAACCCTGGTAGTAGCAGCTTTGCCCGAAGGTTTGCCAGCCGTAGTAACCATTGCGCTGGTGCTAGGAGCACAGAAGATGCTCAAACGGCACGCTCTCGTCCACCACCTACCCGCTGTAGAAGCGCTTGGCTCGGTCACGACCATTTGCTCTGGCAAGACGGGCACCCTAACTCAGAACCGCATGACCGTGACCGTACTTGACGTGGCAGGGCATCGCTTAGACTTGACTGCCCGTCTGCGCTCTTATTCCCCGATGCTGGATGCCGAAGAACGGCCTTTTCTGCTGAGCCAGCCGCCAGCGCTATCCTTTCTGCTGGCTGGCGGGACGTTGTGTAGCGATGCCCAGCTAGAACCCGACCCGGAAGAGCCACGCTGCTTTCATGCGGTGGGAGATCCGACCGAGGGAGCTTTGGTGATGGCTGCCGCTCGTCAGGGACTTTGGAAAGCCGAACTGGAACAGAGCCTTAAGCGCGTGACCATGGTGCCTTTCGACTCTAGACGGCAGCGAATGACTACCGTTCACCAATTCCCCGCCGCCCTTTCTCAAGTCCCCATCGCTTTGGAGATGGTCTGGTATTGGAGTCGAGCGATCGAAGCAGCAAACTATGTTGCCTTTACCAAAGGCAAGATCGGCAGCTTATTAGAAGTCTGCGATTGGGTTTGGGTAGAGGGGGGAGCGATGCGACTCGATGGCAACTGGCGCGAACGGATTGACACGGCCAAGCACCAACTCACCCACAAGGGATTGCGCGTTTTGGGCATTGCCTTTCGACTTTTGCCGTCTTACCCAGTCGATGGCTGGGAGGACTTGGAGCGAGACTTGATATTCATTGGCTTGGTGGGGATGAATGACCCGATGCGACCAGAAGCCAGAGTTGCTATCGAAACCTGCAAAAAGGCTGGCATCCGTCCGGTGCTGGTTACAGGCGATCGCCCCCGAAATGCTTGGCATCTCGCCCAGGAGTTAGACATAGCGAGCGATCGCCGTCTCCTAACCGATAAAGAGCTTAACTGCCTGTCCGAGCGCGAATTGGAAGACTTGGTAGAACAGATTTCCATTTATGCGAGAGTTTCTCCACAACAGAAGTTTCGCATCGTTCGAGCAATGCAAAAACAGGGGCACATCGTCGCCATGACTGGCGATGGCGTAAACGATGCACCCGCTCTGAAGGCGGCTGATATTGGTGTAGCGATGGGCATTAGCGGCACTGACATTGCCAGGGAGGCAGCGGATCTGGTTTTGCTAGACGACAATTTTGCTACCATCGTGGCCGCCGTGAAAGAGGGACGAGTAATTTACGATAACATTCGCAAGTTTATCAAGTATCTCTTAAGTAGCAATGTTGGCGAACTCTGGGTAATGCTACTAGCTCCCTTTTTAGGAATGCCCTTGCCACTGATGCCCCTCCAGATTCTCTGGATTAACTTGGCTACTGACGGTTTACCAGCCTTAGCTTTGGGCTTGGAACCGGCAGAGCGAGAGACCATGAATCGTCCGCCTTACTCTCCCAAAGAAAATATTTTCGGTCGAGGGATGGGAAGGGATATTATCTGGATCGGGTTGTTGATGGGGCTGGTATCCCTCGGCACGGGCTATTGGTATTGGCGTGCCAAACGCGCCGACTGGCAGACCATGCTGTTTACCGTCCTAACTCTTTCGCAGATGGGCAATGCCTTAGCAGTTCGATCGGAACGAGACTCGCTTTTCTGCATTGGATTGCTGTCCAACAAGCCGCTTTTGGGAGCAGTTATTCTGACGCTGGGGCTGCAACTGGCAGTCGTCTACATTCCCTTTTTTGAGAAGCTCTTTGCGACAGTAGCTATGCCCGCAATAGACTTAGCCCTCAGCTTAGTTTTGAGTAGCGTGGTTTTCTGGGCTGTGGAGTTGGAAAAATGGTTGCTCCGCCGCGCTACAGTTAGATTATCAATATAA
- a CDS encoding DEAD/DEAH box helicase family protein has product MSLDKLDIQEDYRSDRDNLIQDFYIPCLERTTVYSRAVGFFSSSSLIAISKVLTALIRSRGKMRLVASPYLSPEDIAAIEMGLKQREEVITKAILREFDREFEKVVEDRLACLAWLLSQGIFEIKLAVPQKIDEQGLYHEKFGIFSDSIGNCVAFIGSANESLSGFASNFEYIEVFRSWKEGEQTRVQRKVEDFQRLWSNKTSKVEVMNFPEAAKRSLLRYRPSSPPKYEEIDAGIGKGWRFKETGENYRIQKNALKVELRPLQVDAVDAFERGNYRGILAMATGTGKTLTALACATRLDNLDLIIIGVPTKELANQWREEIETKTSFRLPIIATGKAQH; this is encoded by the coding sequence TTGAGCCTAGATAAGTTAGATATTCAAGAAGATTATCGTAGCGATCGCGATAATCTCATTCAAGATTTTTATATTCCTTGTTTAGAACGCACAACTGTTTATAGTCGGGCAGTTGGCTTTTTTTCCAGTTCTTCTCTCATTGCTATTTCAAAAGTACTTACCGCTTTAATTAGATCTAGGGGAAAGATGCGGTTAGTAGCTTCTCCCTATTTAAGTCCAGAAGATATAGCAGCGATTGAGATGGGACTGAAACAACGAGAAGAAGTCATAACCAAAGCGATTTTACGGGAGTTCGATCGAGAGTTTGAAAAGGTTGTTGAAGATAGATTAGCTTGTTTGGCTTGGTTGTTGAGTCAAGGAATCTTTGAAATCAAACTCGCAGTTCCCCAGAAGATCGACGAACAGGGACTTTACCACGAAAAATTTGGGATTTTTAGCGATTCTATCGGGAATTGCGTTGCTTTTATCGGTTCTGCCAATGAGAGTTTATCGGGGTTTGCCAGCAATTTTGAATATATTGAAGTGTTTCGTTCTTGGAAGGAAGGCGAACAGACGCGAGTTCAACGGAAAGTCGAAGATTTTCAGAGGTTGTGGTCAAATAAAACCTCGAAAGTAGAGGTAATGAACTTTCCCGAAGCTGCAAAGCGATCGCTTTTAAGATATCGTCCTAGTAGTCCGCCGAAGTATGAAGAAATAGACGCGGGGATTGGAAAAGGTTGGCGGTTCAAAGAGACTGGTGAGAATTACAGGATACAGAAAAATGCCCTTAAAGTTGAGTTGCGTCCCCTTCAAGTTGATGCAGTAGACGCGTTTGAGAGGGGAAATTATCGCGGCATTTTGGCGATGGCGACGGGGACGGGGAAAACTTTGACGGCGTTGGCTTGCGCGACTCGTTTGGATAATCTAGATTTGATTATCATTGGCGTACCGACCAAGGAATTGGCAAATCAGTGGAGGGAGGAAATAGAAACAAAAACTAGCTTTCGATTGCCGATTATTGCAACGGGCAAGGCGCAACATTAG
- a CDS encoding DEAD/DEAH box helicase, protein MIYHQELPRERLPVIVVGTYSELSKSTVANLISDAGGLPERSLLIADEVYATGAEVYRRILRGDFCYRPGLSATPIRSYDEEGTGIVLGYFGGIVYEFILEDAIAAGILCEYDYYVYVAALSEEEHEKF, encoded by the coding sequence TTGATTTACCATCAAGAATTACCTCGCGAACGACTTCCCGTTATCGTTGTCGGTACTTATAGCGAACTGTCTAAATCGACAGTTGCAAATTTAATTAGCGATGCGGGAGGATTGCCGGAACGATCTTTACTAATAGCGGATGAAGTTTACGCAACGGGGGCAGAAGTTTATCGGCGAATTTTACGAGGGGACTTTTGCTATCGTCCGGGACTGTCGGCGACTCCCATTCGTTCCTACGACGAAGAGGGAACGGGAATTGTCTTGGGCTATTTTGGCGGAATTGTTTATGAGTTTATTTTAGAAGATGCGATCGCAGCAGGAATTCTCTGCGAATACGATTACTATGTCTATGTCGCGGCTTTAAGTGAAGAAGAACACGAAAAGTTTTAG
- a CDS encoding helicase-related protein, protein MLDRILTDHPPQQAMIYCADIDGATQISYSLAQRGFNVARYSSQDSDRKKILANFASGYLDALVAVKCLDEGVDIPSVHQAIILASDATERQFIQRRGRILRVTPKKSVATLIDVLVVPPLGDESVKLMESEIQRIKHFARSSRNRTSVIINLIEELKHYKITYSDLT, encoded by the coding sequence ATCCTAGATCGCATCCTGACCGACCATCCGCCGCAGCAAGCGATGATTTATTGTGCGGACATCGACGGGGCAACTCAGATTAGTTACAGCTTAGCCCAACGCGGATTTAACGTTGCGCGTTATTCTTCCCAAGACAGCGATCGCAAGAAAATCTTAGCAAATTTTGCCAGTGGCTATCTGGATGCTTTAGTAGCGGTGAAATGTTTGGATGAAGGGGTAGATATTCCATCCGTCCATCAGGCGATAATTCTAGCCAGCGATGCGACAGAACGCCAATTTATCCAGCGTCGGGGAAGAATTCTCAGGGTTACGCCTAAAAAATCAGTAGCCACCTTAATTGACGTTCTCGTCGTTCCTCCTTTAGGAGACGAATCGGTAAAATTGATGGAATCGGAGATTCAACGAATCAAACACTTTGCCCGTTCCTCCCGCAATCGCACTTCAGTCATTATCAATTTAATCGAAGAACTGAAACACTACAAGATTACTTATTCAGATTTAACATGA
- a CDS encoding ribbon-helix-helix protein, CopG family: MKPTTVYLPEETEANLQQLAKKTGRSPEELIQKAIENYLAKQTFSLPKSVGMGASGMSNLAERSEELLWKEES; the protein is encoded by the coding sequence ATGAAACCAACTACCGTTTATTTACCAGAAGAAACAGAAGCTAACCTTCAACAACTTGCTAAGAAAACCGGGCGTTCTCCAGAAGAACTCATTCAAAAAGCTATTGAAAACTACTTGGCTAAACAGACTTTCTCGTTACCAAAATCTGTGGGGATGGGTGCAAGCGGTATGTCAAATTTAGCCGAGAGAAGTGAGGAACTGCTGTGGAAGGAAGAATCATAG
- a CDS encoding AAA family ATPase codes for MGLRLKQIRLKNWKCYREQIIRFNLNTDKNIWIIFGQNGYGRTSLLEAIIWYLYGNEGVLTKKLPDYFNRIALKKRKPLELLVQLNFEENGKIILSVERQPGVCEE; via the coding sequence ATGGGACTGCGCCTCAAACAAATTCGCCTTAAAAACTGGAAATGCTACCGCGAACAAATTATTCGATTTAATCTAAATACAGATAAAAACATTTGGATTATTTTTGGACAAAATGGCTATGGAAGAACCTCGCTTCTGGAAGCGATTATCTGGTACTTGTATGGAAACGAAGGTGTTTTGACTAAAAAATTACCCGATTATTTCAATCGAATCGCTCTCAAAAAACGAAAGCCATTAGAATTATTAGTCCAACTAAACTTTGAAGAAAATGGGAAAATTATTTTATCAGTCGAGAGGCAACCTGGAGTTTGCGAGGAATGA